In Deltaproteobacteria bacterium, a single genomic region encodes these proteins:
- a CDS encoding DUF4292 domain-containing protein — protein sequence MGTPRPLPPLPPAHELLGKLDARRQSLTSLRGLARIVYKDTQEKGTAKQAIAVSAPDRFRWELFSPVGVAALVTSDGTKLATYFPSEKVLYRGAATPINVLRFTRVLLSPREIVGLLLGAPILPPASEACTVEYATDNDWYRLYCPTSGQAGVTLWFEQSTWQLRRVETQTADGTVSKRMDMTDYRAVGEQTFPFEIVLFDLQGQQQASIFYERVELNPNSPDAIFTLATINGVREVDVDAVAP from the coding sequence ATGGGAACGCCTCGGCCTTTGCCGCCGTTGCCTCCGGCGCACGAACTGTTGGGCAAGCTCGATGCGCGGCGCCAATCCCTAACCAGCCTGCGTGGACTCGCACGCATCGTCTACAAAGATACACAGGAAAAGGGTACGGCCAAGCAAGCGATCGCTGTGTCCGCGCCGGATCGTTTTCGCTGGGAATTGTTCTCGCCGGTGGGAGTCGCCGCGTTGGTTACGTCCGATGGGACTAAGCTCGCCACCTATTTCCCCAGCGAAAAAGTGCTGTATCGCGGCGCCGCGACTCCGATCAATGTGCTGCGCTTCACTCGGGTGTTGCTCTCGCCGCGCGAGATCGTCGGCCTGCTGTTAGGCGCTCCCATCCTGCCGCCTGCTAGCGAAGCCTGCACGGTGGAGTATGCCACCGATAACGACTGGTATCGGCTGTATTGCCCTACCTCTGGGCAAGCCGGAGTGACGCTGTGGTTCGAACAATCCACCTGGCAATTGCGCCGCGTGGAAACGCAAACGGCGGATGGCACCGTTAGTAAACGTATGGACATGACGGATTATCGTGCCGTGGGCGAGCAAACGTTTCCTTTCGAGATCGTGCTCTTCGACTTGCAAGGCCAGCAGCAAGCCTCGATTTTCTACGAGCGAGTCGAGTTGAACCCCAACTCTCCGGACGCGATCTTCACACTGGCGACAATCAATGGGGTGCGAGAAGTGGACGTCGACGCCGTTGCGCCTTAG
- a CDS encoding NYN domain-containing protein → MLKIMLFIDGTWLYSNTPKLAEAYGKGDFQVDFGQLPKVLAEEVSRQMGGVEGHVVRTYLFGSYASNYDLRDEDAVQRRLDFFSLLKEEYHYELETFPVNFKGRRLRRTDRDPRDPFEPKEKCVDIALATAMLYYAAIPYVYDIAIAVVGDQDFKPVLQHVRQLGKRVAIASIQGSCTPDFADPRDESRVKDFDIIWLDHLLHLLELKYERHQLDCQSPTHVGERRVWTTFHPRKGQKFFCDACRTEFTHQKQDAQQEFVNATTETNTTYDSASTGRTALVLSGSVKKKVTDRGFGFVHADHDGRDYFFHFTDIRPGLDFNDLEEGALVEFQVKREPSADKAGAAHDVRKVAASQT, encoded by the coding sequence ATGTTGAAGATCATGCTGTTTATCGACGGCACGTGGCTCTATTCCAATACGCCCAAATTGGCCGAGGCATATGGCAAGGGCGATTTTCAGGTGGATTTTGGCCAACTGCCGAAAGTGTTGGCGGAAGAGGTGAGCCGGCAAATGGGTGGAGTCGAAGGGCATGTCGTGCGCACCTACCTGTTCGGCAGCTATGCGTCGAATTACGACTTGCGGGATGAGGACGCGGTGCAGCGACGGCTCGATTTCTTTTCGCTGCTCAAGGAAGAGTATCACTACGAACTTGAAACTTTTCCTGTGAATTTCAAAGGCCGCCGTTTGCGTCGAACGGACCGCGACCCCCGCGACCCGTTCGAGCCTAAAGAGAAATGTGTCGATATCGCCTTGGCCACCGCCATGCTGTACTACGCGGCCATCCCCTATGTGTACGACATCGCCATCGCCGTGGTCGGCGACCAAGACTTCAAACCCGTGCTTCAGCACGTCCGGCAGTTAGGCAAACGGGTGGCGATCGCCAGTATTCAAGGCAGTTGCACGCCGGACTTCGCCGATCCGCGCGACGAGTCCCGCGTCAAGGATTTCGACATTATCTGGCTGGACCATCTCCTCCACCTCTTGGAATTGAAATACGAACGCCACCAACTGGACTGTCAGTCGCCCACTCACGTGGGAGAGCGACGGGTCTGGACGACCTTTCACCCGCGCAAGGGGCAGAAGTTTTTCTGCGATGCCTGCCGCACCGAGTTCACCCATCAAAAACAAGACGCGCAGCAGGAGTTCGTGAACGCCACCACCGAGACGAACACAACGTACGATAGCGCCAGTACCGGCAGAACCGCACTCGTCCTGAGCGGATCGGTCAAGAAAAAGGTGACCGACCGGGGCTTCGGATTCGTTCACGCCGATCACGACGGGCGGGACTATTTTTTCCATTTCACCGACATCCGCCCCGGTCTCGACTTCAACGATCTGGAAGAAGGCGCCCTGGTCGAATTTCAGGTGAAGCGCGAACCTAGCGCCGACAAAGCCGGGGCGGCGCACGATGTCCGCAAAGTCGCCGCTTCTCAAACCTAG
- a CDS encoding acyl-CoA dehydrogenase family protein — MDFSLLEEHRMLQETVRRFVKQELLPLESLVLQRDTQGMTGEELLPGEVEERLHARAHDAGLWGLDVPEEFGGLNLGTLPKCLANEELHTTITPFTFPPDAPNLHMLMQTCTPEQREKYLLPYARGEKRSAIAISEPGAGSDPAGMQTTAVKKGDQWVINGRKIWISRAHIADFIIVMAVTDKDKRARGGITAFLVDKGTPGLVLQRQIPVIGSHAPWEVVFEDMTIPDSHVLGQIGQGFAPMQLRLTVRRLEIGSWCVGLAQRCLDMMVAYAKQRVTFGQRLADRQAIQWFIADSATDIHASRLMTHHGAWKFDNGEDVRQEASMVKVFATEMATRVADRAMQTHGGMGMSKELPLEFIYRRLRPMRIFEGPTEVHRWVIARSLLKE, encoded by the coding sequence ATGGATTTTTCACTGCTTGAAGAACATCGCATGTTGCAAGAGACGGTCCGCCGTTTTGTGAAACAAGAACTCCTGCCGCTGGAGTCGCTGGTGTTGCAGCGCGATACCCAAGGGATGACTGGAGAGGAGCTGTTGCCCGGCGAGGTCGAGGAACGGTTGCACGCGCGGGCGCATGACGCCGGTCTGTGGGGGTTGGATGTTCCCGAAGAGTTTGGCGGCCTCAACCTGGGGACGTTACCGAAGTGTCTGGCCAACGAAGAGCTGCATACCACGATCACTCCTTTTACCTTCCCGCCGGATGCGCCCAATTTGCACATGCTCATGCAGACCTGCACGCCCGAGCAGCGCGAGAAATACCTGCTCCCCTACGCACGGGGCGAAAAACGCTCGGCCATCGCCATCTCCGAGCCCGGGGCCGGGTCCGACCCCGCCGGCATGCAGACTACGGCGGTCAAAAAAGGCGATCAGTGGGTCATCAACGGCAGAAAAATTTGGATCTCCCGCGCTCACATCGCCGACTTCATTATTGTGATGGCGGTGACCGACAAGGACAAACGCGCACGGGGAGGGATTACCGCGTTCCTGGTCGATAAGGGTACGCCGGGGTTGGTGCTTCAGCGCCAAATCCCGGTGATTGGCAGCCATGCCCCCTGGGAGGTGGTGTTCGAGGATATGACGATTCCAGACTCGCACGTGCTGGGGCAGATCGGTCAAGGCTTCGCGCCCATGCAACTGCGCCTGACCGTGCGCCGACTGGAAATCGGCAGTTGGTGCGTGGGGCTGGCGCAGCGTTGCCTGGATATGATGGTTGCCTACGCCAAACAACGCGTCACCTTTGGTCAGCGCTTGGCGGACCGGCAAGCGATTCAGTGGTTCATTGCCGATTCGGCGACCGACATCCATGCTTCACGGCTCATGACCCATCACGGGGCCTGGAAATTCGATAACGGCGAGGATGTGCGCCAAGAAGCGTCCATGGTCAAAGTCTTTGCTACCGAGATGGCGACCCGCGTCGCCGACCGCGCCATGCAAACCCATGGCGGCATGGGTATGTCGAAGGAATTGCCCTTGGAGTTCATTTATCGGCGCTTGCGCCCGATGCGAATTTTCGAAGGCCCGACGGAAGTGCATCGCTGGGTGATCGCCCGTTCGCTCCTCAAGGAGTAG
- a CDS encoding tetratricopeptide repeat protein produces the protein MQVQWRRRFFLVWCLGVLLSQPAFVRAQAGPVGSEDPAGAADPAAPPVLGPDQHGAMLLSQGQWAEAIKELTRAVSREPNRSDLHANLGMAHYFKGDSAAAVPEFQTAVKLDRERPDALHGLGLALYERGDFAAAADAFRASSQQNSAAFYNLGNALEHQGDRDGASAAYARYLAAAPPSPETVALGDALQQRTFPTPAAGTAQEHFRRGQARLDEKDGVKAIVAFLAALRLKPNYVEASNGLGLAFRAAGNLDEAIAAYQTAIRLNIRYSPAYRNLAQAFEEKGDRAAAAQGYARYLLITPGATDAAEIRERIERLRSGQ, from the coding sequence ATGCAGGTACAATGGCGACGACGATTCTTTCTCGTGTGGTGTCTTGGCGTGTTGCTGAGTCAGCCGGCTTTCGTCAGGGCGCAAGCCGGGCCAGTAGGATCGGAAGACCCGGCAGGGGCAGCGGACCCAGCAGCCCCACCAGTTCTGGGTCCCGACCAACATGGGGCCATGCTCCTCAGCCAAGGACAGTGGGCGGAGGCGATCAAAGAACTGACGAGAGCAGTCTCTCGCGAACCGAACCGCTCCGACCTGCACGCTAACTTGGGGATGGCGCATTATTTCAAGGGTGACAGCGCGGCGGCAGTCCCCGAATTTCAGACGGCTGTGAAACTCGATCGAGAACGCCCGGATGCGTTGCACGGTCTCGGGCTTGCCTTGTACGAGCGCGGCGACTTTGCCGCAGCCGCCGATGCGTTCCGCGCTTCGAGCCAACAGAACTCTGCTGCCTTCTACAACTTAGGCAATGCGCTCGAACACCAAGGCGACCGGGACGGTGCCAGTGCCGCGTACGCGCGGTATCTCGCTGCCGCTCCTCCCTCTCCTGAAACCGTGGCACTCGGCGACGCGCTTCAACAGCGGACCTTTCCCACGCCAGCGGCCGGCACGGCTCAAGAGCACTTCCGACGCGGTCAGGCACGATTGGACGAAAAAGACGGGGTGAAAGCGATTGTGGCGTTCCTCGCGGCCTTGCGCCTGAAACCGAACTACGTTGAAGCGTCAAACGGTTTGGGATTGGCATTTCGCGCCGCCGGCAACCTTGACGAAGCGATCGCGGCTTACCAGACCGCCATCCGTCTCAACATCAGATACAGCCCGGCCTATCGCAACCTAGCCCAAGCGTTCGAGGAGAAAGGCGACCGTGCCGCAGCGGCGCAAGGCTATGCGCGCTATTTACTCATTACGCCAGGAGCGACCGATGCCGCCGAGATTCGCGAGCGCATCGAAAGACTCCGTAGCGGGCAGTAG
- a CDS encoding integron integrase: MPDLTGSQQPKLLDEVRNVLRLHHYSIHTERSYVDWIIRFVRFHDMRSRAHLVPAEPKIEAFLTDLAVHGNVAPSTQNQAMNALVFLYKRVLKQPMQGSIDAVRATKKANVPVVMTREEVAAVLSFMEGTPQLIAKLLYGSGLRIMEAVRLRVQDLDYRMKQLTVRAGKGDKDRFTTFPAVLTPLPQNHLAGAKTLHQQDLAQGHGTVYLPPALARKYPTAAQDWGWQYVFPARTLSVDPRSDLTRRHHIDPSIVNKAIKAAVLRAGLTKRISAHTFRHSFATHLLQRGTDIRTIQQLLGHYDVATTMIYTHVLQQGGQGVPSPLDDLGV; this comes from the coding sequence ATGCCTGACTTAACTGGAAGTCAACAGCCAAAGCTTCTCGATGAGGTCCGTAACGTGCTCCGTCTCCATCACTATTCCATCCACACCGAACGCTCGTATGTGGATTGGATTATTCGCTTTGTCCGATTTCACGATATGCGTTCGCGTGCGCACCTCGTCCCCGCAGAACCGAAAATTGAAGCGTTCCTGACGGATTTGGCTGTGCATGGCAACGTGGCTCCTTCGACTCAGAATCAGGCGATGAATGCTCTCGTCTTCCTCTACAAACGAGTCCTCAAGCAGCCGATGCAAGGGAGTATCGACGCCGTGCGCGCTACGAAAAAGGCCAATGTTCCGGTGGTCATGACCCGTGAGGAAGTCGCTGCTGTGCTCTCGTTCATGGAGGGAACTCCACAATTGATCGCCAAGCTCCTCTACGGCAGCGGGCTACGGATCATGGAAGCAGTGCGACTGCGAGTCCAAGACCTCGACTATCGAATGAAGCAACTGACTGTTCGCGCAGGGAAAGGTGACAAGGATCGGTTCACAACTTTTCCCGCCGTGCTCACGCCGTTACCGCAAAACCACCTGGCCGGGGCCAAAACGTTGCACCAGCAGGACCTCGCTCAGGGGCATGGCACGGTCTACCTTCCGCCTGCGCTGGCGCGGAAATATCCCACTGCCGCTCAGGACTGGGGCTGGCAGTATGTCTTTCCCGCGCGCACTCTCTCTGTTGATCCGCGCTCCGACCTCACGCGTCGCCATCATATTGACCCCAGCATTGTCAACAAAGCCATTAAGGCAGCGGTGCTCCGCGCCGGGTTGACGAAACGCATCAGCGCCCATACCTTTCGGCACTCCTTTGCCACGCACCTGCTGCAACGGGGCACCGACATCCGCACGATTCAGCAACTGCTCGGGCACTATGATGTCGCCACCACCATGATCTACACGCATGTCCTGCAACAGGGGGGGCAGGGCGTTCCCAGTCCTTTGGACGATCTCGGTGTGTGA
- a CDS encoding type II toxin-antitoxin system VapC family toxin, producing MNAIFADTGYWIALFNPRDDLHAKALTISRAIQGRLIVTSQMVLTEFLNYYASLGQLFRQQAVQVVRSLQQAGEVEIVPQTDEQFQAALTLYAQRSDKEWSLVDCASFLIMQARHLTEALAHDEHFQQAGFVPLLRDH from the coding sequence ATGAACGCCATTTTTGCCGATACGGGCTACTGGATTGCGCTGTTTAATCCCCGCGATGACTTGCATGCCAAAGCGCTCACAATATCTCGTGCAATCCAGGGTCGCCTCATTGTGACCAGCCAGATGGTATTAACGGAGTTTCTCAACTATTACGCCTCGCTCGGCCAGTTGTTTCGACAGCAGGCAGTGCAAGTCGTGAGGAGCCTCCAGCAAGCTGGAGAAGTTGAAATTGTCCCACAAACCGATGAACAGTTCCAAGCCGCCCTGACCCTCTATGCTCAGCGGTCCGACAAGGAATGGAGTCTCGTTGACTGTGCCTCATTTCTGATTATGCAGGCTCGACACCTCACGGAAGCTCTCGCCCATGACGAGCACTTTCAGCAAGCAGGCTTTGTTCCTTTGCTACGCGATCACTAG
- a CDS encoding cupin domain-containing protein: protein MNHSPIDLGEKFAKFSEHWSPKIIARMNDYHFKLVKVQGEFVWHKHVDTDEVFLILQGAMRIDFQDGAVELKTGEMFVVPKGIEHKPYAAKECHVLLVEPAGTINTGDTGGQLTAADDVWI from the coding sequence ATGAACCATTCACCTATCGACCTTGGGGAAAAGTTCGCCAAGTTCTCCGAGCATTGGTCGCCCAAAATCATCGCCCGGATGAACGATTATCACTTCAAGCTCGTCAAGGTCCAAGGGGAGTTTGTATGGCACAAACATGTGGACACGGACGAGGTTTTTCTCATCCTGCAGGGAGCCATGCGAATCGATTTCCAAGATGGGGCAGTCGAACTCAAAACGGGAGAGATGTTTGTCGTTCCCAAGGGAATTGAGCACAAGCCTTATGCGGCCAAGGAATGCCACGTGTTGCTCGTCGAACCCGCCGGAACAATCAACACAGGCGATACGGGCGGGCAGTTAACCGCAGCAGATGACGTATGGATATAG
- a CDS encoding DUF3303 family protein: MLYMVIEHFYEDAAPEIYRRAREEGRMLLAGLEYIASWVALDFKTCYQLMRTEDPALFAVWIENWKDLSSFTIVPVRTSAEAAEAIAAQW, from the coding sequence ATGCTCTACATGGTGATTGAGCACTTTTACGAAGATGCGGCTCCAGAGATATATCGACGTGCGCGTGAAGAAGGCCGAATGCTTCTCGCTGGTCTGGAGTACATTGCAAGTTGGGTCGCTCTTGATTTCAAGACTTGTTATCAACTGATGCGCACCGAAGACCCTGCCCTCTTCGCGGTGTGGATAGAAAATTGGAAGGATCTCAGCTCATTCACTATCGTACCAGTACGCACGTCGGCGGAAGCAGCGGAGGCTATCGCTGCGCAGTGGTGA
- a CDS encoding MBL fold metallo-hydrolase produces MTVTFLGSGDAFGSGGRFQTCIFVECPSTRFLLDCGASSLIALKKQGIAPATISTILITHLHGDHFAGIPFFILDAQFSRREAPLLIAGPPGIEARVRDTMEVLFPKSSEVAQRFHVNFIELPSSIPSQVGSLRVTAEPVVHFCGALPYALKVECEGRTVAYSGDTEWTDALVKVATGADLFICEAYYFEKKVRFHLDYQSLREQKASLGYKRLILTHMSDDMLQRLPEVKAEWAEDGKTITL; encoded by the coding sequence GTGACCGTAACATTTCTCGGTAGCGGCGATGCATTTGGGAGTGGAGGGCGGTTCCAGACCTGTATCTTCGTCGAGTGCCCCTCGACACGGTTCCTCCTGGATTGCGGCGCGTCCTCCCTCATCGCACTTAAGAAGCAAGGCATTGCTCCGGCTACCATCAGCACGATCTTGATTACCCATCTCCACGGCGATCATTTCGCGGGCATTCCTTTCTTCATCCTCGATGCCCAATTTTCCCGACGTGAAGCGCCGCTGCTCATCGCTGGCCCTCCGGGGATCGAAGCACGTGTGCGAGATACGATGGAGGTTCTGTTCCCGAAATCCTCTGAGGTCGCACAACGGTTTCATGTCAATTTCATTGAACTCCCCTCTTCCATTCCATCTCAAGTTGGGTCTTTGCGTGTCACGGCTGAGCCGGTCGTGCATTTCTGTGGGGCTCTACCCTACGCGTTAAAGGTGGAATGTGAGGGACGGACGGTTGCATACTCAGGCGATACGGAGTGGACGGACGCGCTGGTGAAGGTAGCGACGGGAGCCGATCTCTTCATCTGCGAAGCGTATTACTTCGAGAAGAAGGTGAGGTTCCACCTCGACTACCAATCCCTTAGGGAACAAAAGGCCAGTTTGGGCTATAAGCGACTGATTCTCACCCACATGAGCGACGACATGCTCCAGCGACTTCCCGAGGTGAAGGCGGAGTGGGCTGAGGATGGGAAGACGATTACCCTATGA
- a CDS encoding VOC family protein — protein sequence MEINGMAHVVLTVSNFETAVPFYEKLLAFLGMKRVFKGEEFLYYVGGRTALAIAKCEERYRQEQFVQRRVGLHHLCFRARERSDVDSFYTFLQELGAQIVHPPEEGAWAPGYYSVLFEDPDGIRLEMNYVPGQGLLTEGVSMNPGEYR from the coding sequence ATGGAGATCAACGGCATGGCGCACGTTGTCCTCACTGTCAGTAACTTTGAAACTGCAGTTCCGTTCTATGAGAAGTTGCTGGCGTTTCTTGGCATGAAGAGAGTGTTCAAGGGAGAGGAGTTTCTGTACTACGTCGGCGGAAGAACGGCGCTGGCGATCGCCAAATGCGAGGAACGGTATCGTCAAGAGCAGTTTGTCCAGCGCCGGGTAGGTCTGCATCATCTTTGTTTCCGTGCACGAGAACGTAGCGACGTCGATAGCTTCTATACTTTCCTGCAGGAGTTGGGTGCCCAGATCGTTCATCCCCCCGAGGAGGGCGCGTGGGCTCCCGGCTATTATTCAGTGCTGTTCGAGGATCCCGACGGTATCCGTCTGGAGATGAACTACGTTCCCGGACAAGGGCTGCTTACTGAAGGAGTCTCGATGAACCCTGGTGAATACCGCTAA
- a CDS encoding class I SAM-dependent methyltransferase yields MKNQKPVVVFDKERASSYDERFAALAPMRDALHLLIRLIFSELPTTSHILCVGAGTGSELMYLAQNFPQWRFTAVEPAAPMLDICRHRAEEYGIASRCTFLEGYLDSLPGSDSFHAATCLLVSHFFMQPDERSNFFRQIAARLEPGGYLVSSDLASDMATLEYQSLLEVWLRMLKYSQMPAAEVEQFRVSYGRDVALLAPQQIESVITKGDFESPVLFYQSLLIRAWYSQRTP; encoded by the coding sequence ATGAAAAATCAAAAACCTGTTGTCGTTTTCGACAAAGAGCGCGCTTCGTCTTACGACGAACGATTCGCTGCTTTGGCTCCGATGCGCGATGCGCTTCATCTGCTGATCCGCCTGATATTTTCAGAGCTTCCCACCACTTCACACATTCTTTGCGTCGGAGCGGGAACCGGGTCGGAACTAATGTATCTCGCTCAAAACTTTCCGCAGTGGCGGTTCACTGCGGTAGAGCCTGCGGCACCTATGCTCGATATTTGTCGCCATAGAGCCGAAGAGTACGGCATCGCCTCACGTTGCACTTTCCTCGAAGGTTATCTCGATTCACTTCCCGGCTCGGATTCCTTCCACGCGGCGACGTGTCTTTTGGTTTCTCATTTCTTTATGCAGCCAGATGAGCGGAGCAATTTTTTCCGGCAAATCGCTGCGCGGCTTGAGCCTGGCGGATACTTGGTGAGTTCTGACTTGGCTTCCGATATGGCCACTTTGGAGTATCAGAGTCTGCTCGAAGTCTGGCTGCGAATGTTGAAGTATTCCCAAATGCCTGCCGCCGAAGTTGAACAGTTCCGCGTCTCCTATGGAAGGGATGTCGCCTTGTTGGCGCCGCAACAAATCGAATCAGTCATTACTAAGGGCGATTTTGAGTCGCCTGTATTATTTTATCAATCTCTCCTTATTCGTGCTTGGTATTCCCAACGAACTCCCTGA
- a CDS encoding cobalamin-binding protein, which yields MPLERIVSLLPAATEILCALGLRDRLVGVSHECDYPADVTGLPILTEPKLDPHATSTTIASRVQEIVREGLSIYRIQTETLRQLQPQLVVTQDQCAVCAVSLPEVEEVVRCFLTPETQVVSLSPERLSDIWEDMRRVGAATGQSAAAEDLVRGLKRRLWKLEQQTRRLPRPRIACIEWMAPLMAGGHWTAELVEMAGGEYALTTTGSRSPVMTWETLVAYQPEVLLIMPCGFKITQTQADLVTLTAHPQWRQLLAVQQNRVYIADGNAYFNRPGPRIVDSAEILAEILHPETCAGLAPAGAYVRV from the coding sequence ATGCCGCTAGAAAGAATCGTTTCCCTCTTACCTGCCGCTACTGAAATCCTCTGCGCCCTCGGTCTGCGTGACCGCCTCGTCGGCGTCTCGCACGAGTGCGATTATCCCGCTGATGTGACCGGCCTCCCGATCCTCACCGAGCCGAAACTCGACCCTCACGCCACAAGCACCACCATCGCTTCCCGCGTGCAGGAGATCGTTCGAGAAGGACTCAGTATCTACCGCATTCAGACCGAGACGCTGCGCCAACTCCAGCCGCAGTTGGTCGTGACCCAGGATCAGTGCGCTGTCTGTGCCGTGTCGCTGCCGGAGGTCGAGGAAGTGGTGCGCTGTTTCCTGACACCGGAGACGCAGGTGGTCTCGCTTTCTCCGGAACGGCTGAGCGACATTTGGGAGGATATGCGCCGGGTCGGCGCGGCGACTGGTCAGTCAGCCGCAGCAGAGGACCTCGTGCGCGGCCTCAAGCGTCGGTTGTGGAAACTGGAACAGCAGACGCGCCGCCTGCCACGCCCGCGTATCGCCTGCATCGAGTGGATGGCACCGCTGATGGCCGGTGGACACTGGACGGCAGAATTAGTGGAAATGGCCGGCGGAGAGTACGCCCTGACTACCACCGGCTCCCGCAGTCCGGTGATGACGTGGGAGACCTTGGTCGCCTATCAGCCGGAAGTGCTTCTCATCATGCCTTGTGGTTTCAAAATTACGCAAACACAAGCCGACTTGGTGACACTCACCGCCCATCCACAATGGCGGCAACTGCTCGCCGTGCAGCAGAACCGGGTCTACATCGCGGACGGCAATGCCTATTTCAACCGTCCCGGACCGCGCATCGTCGACAGTGCGGAAATCCTAGCAGAAATCCTTCATCCGGAAACCTGTGCCGGGCTGGCACCGGCGGGGGCATACGTGCGGGTATAG
- a CDS encoding ATP-binding protein, which yields MVATSYYARLIQPPPSSFFLFGVRGSGKSTWARQMFPDAHVLDLLDEELYHALVIDPGHFAAELRTAPPGSWIVVDEVQRLPSLLNEVHRFIEQAQLRFVLLGSSARKLKTAGTNLLAGRALRKTLYPLTPEELGTDFDLEEILRYGSVPLLWQAQTKQETLQSYVQLYLREEIRAEALVRNLPGFTRFLPIAALFHGQTLNVQSLARDAGVARTTVNAYLEILEDTLLTFRLPPFEGKLRIRERKHPKLYWVDPGIVRAVKRQFGPLTQEERGALLEGWVAVLLRMYGEYRDLYEECFYWSPAESRGNEVDFLLRRGQEYLAVEVKAAQHLSSAHFAGLRAIADLGGLVRRVLVYTGARRLQTEDRIDVYPVATFLGALADGKLWPGAT from the coding sequence ATGGTCGCCACTTCGTATTATGCTCGACTGATCCAGCCGCCGCCAAGCAGCTTTTTTCTCTTCGGGGTCAGAGGATCGGGGAAAAGTACGTGGGCCAGACAGATGTTTCCCGACGCTCACGTCTTGGATCTTCTCGACGAAGAACTCTACCATGCACTGGTCATCGACCCCGGCCATTTTGCTGCCGAACTGAGAACGGCGCCACCGGGATCTTGGATAGTCGTTGACGAGGTCCAGCGCCTTCCTTCGCTGTTGAATGAAGTGCACCGTTTTATCGAGCAGGCCCAACTACGGTTCGTCCTCCTCGGGTCGAGTGCGCGAAAACTGAAAACCGCAGGAACCAATTTGCTGGCCGGACGCGCTTTGCGGAAAACGCTGTACCCCCTCACGCCCGAAGAGCTAGGAACCGACTTCGATTTAGAAGAAATCCTCCGCTATGGCAGCGTCCCGCTCCTTTGGCAGGCGCAGACCAAACAGGAGACCTTACAATCCTACGTGCAGCTCTACTTGCGTGAGGAAATCCGCGCGGAGGCGCTTGTTCGCAATTTACCAGGGTTTACGCGCTTTCTTCCCATTGCCGCCCTCTTTCATGGGCAGACGCTCAACGTGCAAAGTTTAGCGCGGGATGCCGGCGTCGCCCGCACGACGGTCAACGCGTATCTCGAAATCCTAGAAGATACCCTGCTGACGTTCCGCTTGCCCCCCTTCGAGGGCAAGCTGCGCATCCGTGAACGCAAACATCCGAAACTGTATTGGGTAGATCCTGGGATCGTCCGTGCCGTCAAGCGCCAGTTCGGCCCTCTCACGCAAGAAGAACGCGGAGCGCTCTTGGAAGGATGGGTCGCCGTTCTTTTGCGCATGTACGGAGAATATCGCGACCTCTATGAGGAGTGCTTCTATTGGTCTCCAGCCGAGAGTCGCGGCAATGAAGTGGATTTTCTCCTGCGGCGCGGACAGGAATATCTCGCCGTGGAAGTAAAAGCCGCGCAGCATCTCTCCTCCGCGCATTTCGCGGGACTGCGGGCGATTGCCGACCTTGGCGGGCTGGTGCGGCGGGTGCTGGTCTATACCGGCGCACGACGCTTGCAAACCGAAGACCGCATCGATGTGTACCCGGTCGCGACCTTTCTGGGGGCGCTCGCCGACGGCAAGTTGTGGCCCGGAGCGACATGA
- a CDS encoding MogA/MoaB family molybdenum cofactor biosynthesis protein, with translation MAVTEHKDKAHRSVSCAVITASDTRTEATDTSGKKIADLLAEQHHAVVSYQILKDEPVQIAAAVRALLERQDVDAILINGGTGIAPRDTTFEAIQGLLEKEIPGFGELFRLLSYHDIGSAAMMTRATAGVAKDKIVVSLPGSTGAVELGMTKLVLPELGHMLFVLRGEKKQHAH, from the coding sequence ATGGCGGTTACTGAACATAAAGACAAGGCCCATCGCAGCGTGTCCTGCGCCGTCATTACGGCCAGCGACACTCGCACGGAAGCAACCGACACCAGCGGGAAAAAGATCGCCGACTTGCTGGCGGAACAGCACCACGCGGTCGTGTCCTATCAAATTCTCAAGGATGAGCCAGTGCAAATCGCCGCCGCTGTCCGCGCATTACTGGAACGCCAGGACGTGGATGCGATTCTCATCAATGGCGGCACCGGCATCGCCCCGCGCGATACCACGTTCGAGGCCATCCAAGGTCTCTTGGAAAAAGAAATCCCCGGGTTTGGCGAACTCTTTCGTCTGCTGAGCTACCACGACATCGGCTCCGCGGCCATGATGACCCGCGCCACCGCTGGCGTAGCGAAAGACAAAATCGTCGTTTCTCTGCCGGGATCGACCGGTGCCGTCGAGCTGGGCATGACCAAACTGGTGCTGCCGGAGCTGGGCCATATGTTGTTCGTTTTGCGGGGAGAGAAGAAACAACATGCGCATTAG